A window of the Halichoerus grypus chromosome 2, mHalGry1.hap1.1, whole genome shotgun sequence genome harbors these coding sequences:
- the CHD3 gene encoding chromodomain-helicase-DNA-binding protein 3 isoform X3, which translates to MASPLRDEEEEEEEMVVSEEEEEEEEEGDEEEEEVEAADEDYEEDDDDGVLGRGPGHDRGRDRHSPPGCHLFPPPPPPPPPLPPPPPPPPPPDKDDIRLLPSALGVKKRKRGPKKQKENKPGKPRKRKKLDSEEEFGSERDEYREKSESGGSEYGTGPGRKRRRKHREKKEKKTKRRKKGEGDGGQKVEQKSSATLLLTWGLEDVEHVFSEEDYHTLTNYKAFSQFMRPLIAKKNPKIPMSKMMTILGAKWREFSANNPFKGSAAAVAAAAAAAAAAVAEQVSAAVSSAAPIAPSGPPTLPPPPPADAQPPPIRRAKTKEGKGPGHKRRSKSPRVPDGRKKLRGKKMAPLKIKLGLLGGKRKKGGSYVLQSDEGPEPEAEESDLDSGSVHSASGRPDGPVRTKKLKRGRPGRKKRKVLGCPAVAGEEEVDGYETDHQDYCEVCQQGGEIILCDTCPRAYHLVCLDPELDRAPEGKWSCPHCEKEGVQWEAKEEEEEYEEEGEEEGEKEEEDDHMEYCRVCKDGGELLCCDACISSYHIHCLNPPLPDIPNGEWLCPRCTCPVLKGRVQKILHWRWGEPPVSVPAPQQADGNPDAPPPRPLQGRSEREFFVKWVGLSYWHCSWAKELQLEIFHLVMYRNYQRKNDMDEPPPLDYGSGEDDGKSDKRKVKDPHYAEMEEKYYRFGIKPEWMTVHRIINHSVDKKGNYHYLVKWRDLPYDQSTWEEDEMNIPEYEDHKQSYWRHRELIMGEDPAQPRKYKKKKKELQGDGPPSSPTNDPTVKYETQPRFITATGGTLHMYQLEGLNWLRFSWAQGTDTILADEMGLGKTIQTIVFLYSLYKEGHTKGPFLVSAPLSTIINWEREFQMWAPKFYVVTYTGDKDSRAIIRENEFSFEDNAIKGGKKAFKMKREAQVKFHVLLTSYELITIDQAALGSIRWACLVVDEAHRLKNNQSKFFRVLNGYKIDHKLLLTGTPLQNNLEELFHLLNFLTPERFNNLEGFLEEFADISKEDQIKKLHDLLGPHMLRRLKADVFKNMPAKTELIVRVELSPMQKKYYKYILTRNFEALNSRGGGNQVSLLNIMMDLKKCCNHPYLFPVAAMESPKLPSGAYEGGALIKASGKLMLLQKMLRKLKEQGHRVLIFSQMTKMLDLLEDFLDYEGYKYERIDGGITGALRQEAIDRFNAPGAQQFCFLLSTRAGGLGINLATADTVIIFDSDWNPHNDIQAFSRAHRIGQANKVMIYRFVTRASVEERITQVAKRKMMLTHLVVRPGLGSKAGSMSKQELDDILKFGTEELFKDENEGENKEEDSSVIHYDNEAIARLLDRNQDATEDTDVQNMNEYLSSFKVAQYVVREEDKIEEIEREIIKQEENVDPDYWEKLLRHHYEQQQEDLARNLGKGKRVRKQVNYNDAAQEDQDNQSEYSVGSEEEDEDFDERPEGRRQSKRQLRNEKDKPLPPLLARVGGNIEVLGFNTRQRKAFLNAVMRWGMPPQDAFTTQWLVRDLRGKTEKEFKAYVSLFMRHLCEPGADGSETFADGVPREGLSRQQVLTRIGVMSLVKKKVQEFEHINGRWSMPELMPDPSADSKRSSRASSPTKTSPTTPEASATNSPCTSKPATPAPSEKGDGVRTPLEKDEAENQEEKPEKNSKTGEKMETEADVPSPAPSLGERLEPRKIPLEEEVPGVPGEMDPEPGYRGDREKSATESTPGERGEEKPLDGQEHRERPEGETGDLGKRAEDTRGERELRPGPPRDEPRPNGRREEKAEKPRFMFNIADGGFTELHTLWQNEERAAISSGKLNEIWHRRHDYWLLAGIVLHGYARWQDIQNDAQFAIINEPFKTEANKGNFLEMKNKFLARRFKLLEQALVIEEQLRRAAYLNLSQEPAHPAMALHARFAEAECLAESHQHLSKESLAGNKPANAVLHKGKGRGGPARGRAHNAASEPAGGVAERHEGGRDPPAGHAVPNTPHRSPPADVRAQHPQPAGQQGHGASPHTGLPPGALRYASGVRGGLQRRPRRGPGRRRRQLQPDASRLLRHSHHQRPSSAGEEGEGNGGGTGVRRAGSEGAPSRGGDLYRRLTGSQACASPRPRARGRPPAQALGPAANPPPSPPLGPPLG; encoded by the exons ATGGCTTCCCCTCTGagggacgaggaggaggaggaggaggagatggtggtgtcggaggaggaagaagaggaggaagaagagggcgacgaggaggaggaggaggtggaggcgGCCGACGAGGACTACGAGGAGGACGACGACGACGGAGTGCTCGGGCGCGGGCCGGGCCACGACCGGGGCCGCGACCGCCACAGCCCCCCCGGCTGCCACCTcttcccgccgccgccgccgccgccgccgccgctgcccccgccgccgccgccgcccccgccgccag ATAAGGATGACATCCGGCTGCTACCTTCAGCGTTGGGTGTGAAGAAGAGAAAACGAGGACccaagaagcagaaggagaacaAGCCAGGAAAACCCCGAAAACGCAAGAAGCTT GACAGTGAGGAGGAATTTGGCTCCGAGCGAGATGAGTACCGGGAGAAGTCAGAGAGCGGAGGCAGCGAATATGGAACTGGACCAGGTCGGAAACGGAGGcggaagcacagagaaaaaaaggagaagaagacaaAGCGGCggaaaaagggggagggagacgGGGGGCAAAAG GTGGAACAGAAGTCGTCGGCAACTCTGCTTCTGACCTGGGGCCTGGAGGACGTGGAGCATGTGTTCTCCGAGGAGGATTACCACACACTCACCAACTACAAAGCCTTTAGCCAGTTCATGAG GCCCCTGATTGCGAAGAAGAATCCTAAGATCCCGATGTCTAAGATGATGACCATCCTCGGGGCCAAGTGGAGAGAGTTCAGTGCCAACAACCCCTTCAAGGGCTCGGCGGCTGCTGTGGCGGccgcggcggctgcggcggctgCGGCAGTGGCCGAGCAGGTGTCAGCTGCTGTGTCATCGGCCGCCCCCATAGCACCTTCCGGACCCCccaccctcccgccgccgcctcctgccgatgcccagcccccacccatcCGAAGAGCCAAAACCAAAGAGGGCAAAG GGCCGGGCCATAAAAGGCGGAGTAAGAGCCCCCGAGTGCCTGATGGACGCAAGAAGCTTCGGGGGAAGAAGATGGCACCACTGAAAATCAAGCTAGGGCTGCTGGGTggcaagaggaagaagggaggctCG TATGTTTTGCAGAGTGATGAGGGCCCTGAGCCGGAGGCCGAGGAGTCAGACCTGGACAGCGGCAGCGTCCACAGCGCCTCGGGCCGGCCCGACGGGCCTGTCCGCACCAAGAAGCTCAAGAGAGGCCGGCCAGGGCGGAAGAAGAGGAAGG TCCTGGGCTGTCCCGCAGTGGCCGGGGAGGAGGAGGTTGACGGCTACGAGACGGATCATCAGGATTACTGCGAGGTGTGCCAGCAGGGTGGGGAAATTATTCTGTGTGACACCTGCCCTCGTGCCTACCACCTCGTCTGCCTTGATCCTGAGCTGGACCGGGCTCCCGAGGGCAAATGGAGCTGCCCCCACTGC gagaaggagggggtgCAGTGGGAggccaaggaggaggaggaggaatacgaagaggagggagaggaagaaggggagaaggaggaggaagacgaCCACATGGAGTACTGTCGCGTGTGCAAGGATGGGGGCGAGCTCTTGTGCTGCGACGCGTGCATCTCCTCCTACCACATCCACTGTCTGAACCCGCCCCTGCCCGACATCCCCAATGGGGAATGGCTGTGTCCCCGATGCACG TGCCCCGTGCTGAAAGGCCGTGTGCAGAAGATCCTGCACTGGCGGTGGGGGGAGCCACCCGTGTCCGTGCCAGCCCCCCAGCAGGCCGACGGGAACCCCGATGCCCCTCCGCCCCGTCCTCTTCAAGGTCGATCGGAGCGAGAGTTCTTTGTCAAGTGGGTAGGACTGTCCTACTGGCACTGCTCCTGGGCCAAGGAGCTTCAG TTGGAGATCTTCCACTTGGTAATGTACCGGAACTACCAGCGGAAGAACGACATGGATGAGCCCCCGCCCCTGGACTATGGCTCCGGCGAGGACGATGGGAAGAGTGACAAGCGCAAGGTGAAGGACCCGCACTACGCGGAGATGGAGGAGAAGTACTATCGCTTTGGCATCAAGCCGGAGTGGATGACCGTCCACCGCATCATCAACCACAG TGTGGATAAAAAGGGGAATTACCACTACCTAGTGAAATGGAGGGACTTGCCCTACGACCAGTCCACATGGGAGGAAGATGAAATGAACATCCCCGAATATGAAGACCACAAGCAGAGCTACTGGAGACACCG AGAACTGATCATGGGGGAGGACCCCGCCCAGCCCCGCAagtataagaagaagaagaaggagctGCAGGGCGACGGGCCCCCCAGTTCTCCTACTAACGAC CCGACGGTGAAATACGAGACCCAGCCGCGGTTTATCACGGCCACGGGAGGCACGCTGCACATGTACCAGCTGGAGGGCTTGAACTGGCTGCGCTTCTCGTGGGCCCAGGGCACCGACACCATCCTGGCTGACGAGATGGGGCTGGGCAAGACCATCCAGACCATCGTCTTCCTCTACTCGCTCTACAAGGAG GGCCACACAAAGGGTCCCTTTCTGGTGAGTGCTCCCCTCTCTACTATCATTAACTGGGAGCGGGAGTTCCAGATGTGGGCACCCAAGTTCTACGTGGTGACGTACACGGGTGACAAGGACAGCCGGGCCATCATCCGCGAGAACGAGTTTTCCTTCGAAGACAACGCCATCAAAGGCGGCAAGAAAGCTTTCAAGATGAAG AGGGAGGCCCAGGTGAAGTTCCACGTTCTCCTGACATCGTATGAGCTGATCACCATCGATCAGGCAGCACTCGGCTCCATCCGCTGGGCCTGCCTCGTGGTGGATGAAGCCCATCGGCTCAAGAATAACCAGTCCAAG tttttcagGGTCCTCAATGGCTACAAGATAGATCATAAGTTGCTGCTGACAGGGACTCCATTGCAGAATAATCTGGAGGAGCTCTTCCACCTGCTGAACTTCCTCACCCCAGAGAGGTTTAA CAacctggaaggcttcctggaggagtttGCTGACATATCCAAAGAAGACCAGATTAAGAAACTGCACGATTTGCTGGGGCCGCACATGCTGCGGAGGCTCAAGGCTGATGTCTTCAAGAACATGCCAGCCAAGACGGAGCTCATAGTTCGGGTGGAGCTGAGCCCCATGCAGAA GAAATACTACAAGTACATCCTGACTCGGAACTTCGAGGCCTTGAATTCGCGAGGTGGCGGGAACCAGGTGTCTCTGCTCAACATCATGATGGATCTGAAGAAGTGTTGTAACCACCCCTACCTCTTCCCCGTGGCTGCTATG GAGTCCCCCAAACTCCCCAGTGGGGCCTACGAGGGTGGGGCACTTATTAAAGCATCTGGCAAGCTCATGCTCCTGCAGAAGATGCTACGCAAGCTGAAGGAGCAGGGACACAGAGTTCTCATCTTCTCGCAG ATGACCAAGATGCTGGACCTGCTAGAGGACTTTCTAGACTATGAAGGGTACAAGTATGAGCGCATCGACGGAGGTATCACGGGCGCCCTGAGGCAGGAGGCCATCGATCGGTTCAACG CTCCCGGGGCCCAGCAGTTCTGCTTCCTGCTGTCCACCCGAGCCGGGGGCCTGGGCATCAATCTGGCCACTGCCGACACGGTCATCATCTTCGATTCCGACTGGAACCCCCATAACGACATCCAG GCCTTCAGCCGCGCTCACCGCATCGGCCAGGCCAACAAGGTGATGATTTACCGGTTTGTGACTCGCGCGTCCGTGGAAGAGCGAATCACGCAAGTGGCCAAGAGGAAGATGATGCTGACGCACCTGGTGGTCCGGCCCGGGCTGGGCTCCAAGGCGGGCTCCATGTCCAAGCAGGAGCTGGATGACATCCTCAAATTCGGCACCGAGGAGCTGTTCAAGGACGAGAATGAGG GGGAGAACAAGGAGGAGGACAGCAGCGTGATTCACTACGACAACGAGGCCATCGCTCGGCTGTTGGACCGGAACCAGGATGCGACGGAGGACACGGACGTGCAGAACATGAACGAGTATCTCAGCTCCTTCAAGGTGGCCCAGTACGTGGTGCGGGAGGAAGACAAG ATCGAGGAGATCGAGCGGGAGATCATCAAGCAGGAGGAGAACGTGGACCCCGACTACTGGGAGAAGCTCCTGCGGCACCACTacgagcagcagcaggaggaccTGGCCCGCAATCTGGGCAAGGGCAAGCGGGTCCGCAAGCAGGTCAACTACAACGACGCCGCTCAGGAGGACCAGG ATAACCAGTCTGAATACTCAGTGGGATCAGAGGAGGAAGACGAAGACTTTGATGAGCGTCCAGAAG gacGTCGACAGTCAAAGAGGCAGCTCCGGAACGAGAAGGATAAGCCGCTGCCTCCGCTGTTGGCTCGAGTTGGGGGCAACATTGAG GTGCTGGGATTCAACACTCGGCAGCGGAAGGCCTTCCTCAACGCCGTCATGCGCTGGGGGATGCCGCCGCAGGATGCCTTCACCACTCAGTGGCTGGTGCGGGACCTGAGGGGCAAGACGGAGAAGGAGTTCAA GGCCTATGTGTCTCTGTTCATGCGCCATCTCTGTGAGCCTGGGGCGGACGGCTCGGAAACCTTCGCTGACGGCGTCCCTCGGGAGGGCCTGAGTCGCCAGCAAGTGCTGACCCGAATTGGAGTCATGTCTCTCGTCAAGAAGAag GTACAGGAATTTGAGCACATTAATGGGCGCTGGTCGATGCCCGAGCTGATGCCCGACCCCAGTGCCGACTCTAAGCGCTCCTCCAGAGCCTCCTCTCCGACCAAAACGTCTCCCACCACCCCTGAGGCTTCTGCTACGAACAGTCCTTGTACTTCTAAGCCTG CTACTCCAGCTCCAAGTGAGAAAGGAGATGGAGTGAGGACACCTCTTGAAAAGGATGAAGCGGAAAACCAAGAGGAGAAGCCCGAGAAGAACAGCAAAACCGGGGAGAAGATGGAGACCGAG GCCGATGTCCCTAGCCCAGCCCCATCGCTTGGGGAGCGGCTGGAGCCGAGGAAGATTCCTCTAGAGGAGGAGGTGCCGGGAGTCCCTGGAGAAATGGACCCTGAACCTGGGTACCGGGGGGACAGAGAGAAGTCAG CCACAGAGTCGACGccaggagagaggggggaggagaagcCGTTGGAtggacaggagcacagggagaggccGGAGGGGGAAACAGGGGATTTGGGCAAGAGAG CAGAAGACACGAGAGGGGAGCGGGAGCTGCGGCCGGGGCCTCCCCGGGACGAGCCGCGGCCCAACGGGCGGCGCGAGGAGAAGGCGGAGAAGCCGCGGTTCATGTTCAATATCGCAGACGGAGGTTTCACAG AGCTTCACACGCTGTGGCAGAATGAGGAACGGGCAGCCATTTCCTCGGGGAAACTCAATGAGATCTGGCACCGAAGACATGACTATTGGCTCCTGGCCGGGATTGTCCT CCACGGTTACGCACGGTGGCAGGACATCCAGAACGACGCTCAGTTTGCCATCATCAACGAGCCGTTTAAAACGGAAGCCAATAAGGGGAACTTTCTGGAGATGAAAAATAAGTTCCTGGCCCGGAGATTCAAG CTCCTGGAGCAGGCGCTGGTGATCGAGGAGCAGCTTCGGCGGGCGGCCTACCTGAACCTATCGCAGGAGCCGGCGCACCCCGCCATGGCCCTCCACGCCCGCTTCGCCGAGGCCGAGTGCCTGGCTGAGAGCCACCAGCACCTCTCCAAGGAGTCGCTGGCGGGGAACAAGCCGGCCAACGCCGTCCTGCACAAGGGTAAGGGCCGCGGCGGCCCCGCGCGGGGGAGGGCCCACAACGCTGC TTCTGAACCAGCTGGAGGAGTTGCTGAGCGACATGAAGGCGGACGTGACCCGCCTGCCGGCCACGCTGTCCCGAATACCCCCCATCGCAGCCCGCCTGCAGATGTCCGAGCGCAGCATCCTCAGCCGGCTGGCCAGCAAGGGCACGGAGCCTCACCCCACACCG GCCTTCCCCCCGGGGCCCTACGCTACGCCTCCGGGGTACGGGGCGGCCTTCAGCGCCGCCCCCGCCGGGGCCCTGGCCGCCGCAGGCGCCAACTACAGCCAGATGCCAGCAGGCTCCTTCGTCACAG CCACCACCAACGGCCCTCCAGTGCTggtgaagaaggagaaggaaatggtGGGGGCACTGGTGTCAGACGGGCTGGATCGGAAGGAGCCCCGAGCCGGGGAGGTGATCTGTATAGACGACTGACCGGATCGCAGGCCTGTGCGTCACCCAGGCCCCGTGCCCGAGGCCGACCCCCAGCTCAGGCTCTGGGACCTGCTGCCAATCCtccaccttccccacccctcGGGCCGCCTCTGGGCTAG